GCCCGGCCATCTCCGCCAGCCCGGTCGCCAGCCCGGTCGCCGACCCGGATCAGGCGGCGCTCGACGCCTACTTCGGCGCCGGCTACGACTACGACGAGGCCGAGAAGCTGGCGATCCTCTGGAACATGCCGGTCGGCGACATCGGCGGGGTCAAGGCCGAGGCCGGGCGCCGGCTGCTGGCCGGGCAGACGCTGCCGATCAAGCCCGGCCCGGCGACGCCCGCCGACCCGTCGACAGGGGGCACGGACGGAGTCCCCGACTCGGTGACGAAGTTCTTCAGCGCCGGCTACGACTACGACGACGCGGTGAAGCTCGCCCAGACCTGGAAACTGGGTTCCGCGTGGGACGCCAAGGTCAAGGCCGGCAAGCGGCTCCTCGCCGGCCAGACCCTGCCGGGTGTCAAGCCGGACCCGGCGGCAGCCCGGGCGTACAAGGAGGAGCTGCAGGTCAACGCGTTCTTCGAGGCCGGCTACGACTACGACGACGCGGTCAAGCTGGCCAAGATGTGGAAGCTGAAGACCCCGTACGACGCGAAGATCGCGGGCGGCAAGAGGCTGCTGGCCGGCCAGACGCTGCCGATCAAGCCGTGAGCAGGCTGCGCCGGCGTACCGGCTTCGAGATCGAACTCATGGCCCCTCCCGGAGCCAGCCGGCGCAGCCTCGCCACGGAGCTGGCCGGGCGCTGCGGGGGCAGCGTCCGGCCGGTGTGGCACTCCGACAGCGAACCGTCCCTGGTCCCCGGGCTGGGGCGGTTCCTGCACCTGACCCAGGGATTCGAGGTGCTGCGTCCGGACGGCGCCCCGCTCTGCACCCTGGTCGACGACATCACCCTGCTCGCCGGGCTGGATCCGAAGGCGCCACCGCTGCCGGGCTGGTTCCGGGTGCTGACCGACGACGGGCGGCTGCTGCGCCTGCTCGCCCGGCACAGCGATCCGGGCGGCACGATCGGCACCGTGCTGGACGAAGCCGCCGGTCTCTGGGGCAGCAAGGTCCAGCAGCTCGGCGACGTGTACCGGCTGAACGACGCGGGCGACGTGACCATCGCGCTGGCCGCGCCGCTCGGCGGCGAACGGGAACGGCCGTGCGAGATCGTCACGCCGCCGCTGACCGGGAATGTCGAGGAATCGCTTGACGAACTGCTCAGGCCGGCGCGCGAGCTGGGGTTCACCGTCCCCTACGAGGCCGCGGTGCACCTCCACCTGGACGGTGCGCCGTTCCGGGCGCCGCACGCTCTGGCCAACCTGGTCCGGCTCTTCGCGCACTGGCGGGAGCCGCTGCGGGAGGTGCTCCGCACCAACCCGGCCTGCCGCAGGTTGGCGCCCCTGCCCGGACCGCTGGTGGACGCGGTGGCCAAGAATCCGACGTACGACGATCTGCGCGCCGCCGCGGCCGAAGGTGAGCTGACGAAGTACTTCGACGTGAACCTGACCCAGCTGCTCACCGACACTCCGGTCCGGGACACCGTGGAGATCCGCATCCTCCCCGGCGCCATCGAGGCCGGCCCGATCGTGGACCGCGCCGCGCTGGTCGAGCTGCTGCTGGAACGCTGCCTGGACCCGGAGCCGATCCCGGCGGGCGGTGACGTGGACATGTTGCTGGAGCTGGCCGCGGAGGCGCTCGCCGGGCGCGCCTGATCGGGTGACCGGGGGGACTCCTGACCGTTCGGCCCACTGTGGGGGGCGGTGCGGCGGCTGAGAGTGGGGTAGGCGGGCCGCTCGGGTCCGGCGGCCGGTGTGTCGGACCGACCCTGTGGAGTGACATGACGTACCCACCCCAGCAGCCGCCCCTTCCGCCACCTTCTCCGTGGTCCCAGGATCCCGCACCCCCACCGTCCTCGCCGCAGCCCCCGGATCCCGCGGCCCCACCGTGGTCGCACACTCCCCCGTTCTCGCCGCCCTCACCGCGGCCGCGGGCTTCCTCACCTTACTTGTCTTCTGCGTGGTCACCGGGCTCCGCGTCTCCGCCGCCTTCGTGGCCGCGGGATTCCGCGTCCGCTGTGCCGCCGCGGGAACCGCATGTCAGCCTGCCCCGGACTCAGCCGTTCGTTTCCGGTTACTCGCCGGCACCACCCGTGGGCCGGCCGCTCTGGCCCTGGCTCGCCGCGGTGGCGGCGCTGTCGCTGATGCTGCTCGCTGGGGGCGGGTGGCTGCTCTACGACCGGGTGCTGCGTGAGGACTCCGGGGTGACGGCCTGCCGGGCGCTCGCCGATCAGGAGAAGAACGGCGGCGGCACGGCCGACGACAAGCTGACCAAGGACGAATATCTGTCGATGCGGCAGGTCTTCGCCAACTCCCGTTACGCTGACCTGCGGGAACATGGCACGAAGCTGATGGACGTGCTGTGGCAGCTAACGCAATGGGGACCGGACAACGAGATGGTGGCACTCACCTACCTCCAGCCGTTGACCGAGCACATCAGCGGTCTCCAGTCCGCGTGCGCGGATCACGGCGTCATCATCGACCTGAAGCTGACGGATTAGCGCAGCTCCGCCGACAGCGGCGTCGCCTGGTCCTGCCGCCCCGCTCGGTCCCGTCGTCCCGCATGGTCCTGGCGCCCGCCAGGGCCGCCCTAGCACCTCCTTTGCTTTCACCACCCCGCCAAGCCCAGATAGCTCGGGGAGAGCTCGTCGGGCATCGGCGGCGCCAGGTCGACCAACTCGAGGCAGAGCTGGATGAGGCGGTCGGTCGGATTACGCATGCGATCCGCCTGGACCCGGTCGATCACGTGCCAGGCCCACTCGTCAAGATTGACGATGCGCGGGGCGAGGCCCTCCGGATGGAGCTGGAGCCGGGGCACGTTGATCGGCGGGGTGAGCAGGTGCGCGGCCGCGCCCTCCGTGAGCGGCCGGGGAACGAGCGGCCGCTCTCGATGAAGCTGAGGTAGCGCTGGGTGGTGCCGGCCCGGACCGCCAGCTCCAGCTGGCTGACCCGGCGCCTGGTCCGCCGCGCAAGATCACGGTGCGCGCCGAGCCCTCGGATGCATCGACTCCCATCGCTGCAGTATCGGCAAGCCGCCTTCACCGGACCGCAAGCCTTCCAGCAAGGCTACAAAATTGTCAACAATTGTTTGAGCGAATCACTTGCCCTAGTGTGAGCGACGCGCGGGTCAGCAGCGCATTTGTTGTTGACAATCATATTGGCAGACGATGGGGAGCCGTCATGACCGATGCCACCCTGGTACTCACCGCACACCCCGGAGACTTCGTCTGGCGTGCCGCCGGCGCGATCGCGCTCGCGAACTCCCGTGGCCGGCGAGTGGTGATCGGCTGCATGAGCTTCGGAGAGCGCGGCGAGTCCGCCTCCCTCTGGCGCAAGGGGTACACCCTCGACCAGGTCAAGGCGGTCCGGCGCGAGGAGGCCGCGCAGGCCGCGAAGGTGCTCGGCGCGGAAATCCGGTTCTTCGACGCGAACGACTATCCGCTCGTCGAGACGCCCGAGCTGCTGCAGGGCCTGATCGACCTGTACCGCGCGGTGCAGCCGGCGGTGGTGCTGACTCACGCACCGGCCGACCCCTACAACGGCGACCACGCGTTCGCCCACCAGATCGCGCTCAAAGCGCGGGTGCTGGCCCAGGCGCCGGGCGTCGAGGGGACGGGCGAGGTGATCGGCGCGCCGCCGGTCTTCTGCTTCGAGCCGCACCAGCCCGAGCAGTGCGGCTTCGTGCCGAACGTGTTGCTGGACATCACCGAGGTGTGGGATCGCAAGCGGGAGGCGATGGAGATCCTGGCCGCGCAGCGACACCTGCACACCTACTACACCGAGCTGGGCGCCCGGCGCGGGCTGCAGGCCGCCCGCAATTCCGGGCCCAACCTGGGCCTGCCGGACGAGACCAGGGGCGAGGCCTACATGCGGATCTACCCGCAGGTCACCCGGGAGTTGTCGTGAGCCGCCACGTCGTCGTCCAGCACGTCGAGCGGGTTCCCGCAGAAGTCCTGCACGGGCTCGCCGAGCAGGGCGTCTCCACGGTCCACGAGGCGGACGGGCGGCGCGGGTCGCTGGACCCGAGCGTGAAGCCGATCCAGAGCGGCGCGCGCATCGCCGGCTCCGCGGTGACCGTGTCCTGCCACCCGGGCGACAACCTGATGATCCACGCGGCGGTGGAGACCGTCCGCCCCGGTGATGTCGTGGTCATCACCACGACCTCGCCGTCCACCGACGGCATGCTCGGCGAGCTGCTCGCCACCTCCCTGGCCGCACACGGCGCGATCGGCGTGATCCTGGACGCCGGCGTGCGCGACGTGGCCGAGCTGCGCGCGATGGGCTTCCCGGCGTGGGCCCGGGCGATCAGTCCGCAGGGCACGGTGAAGGCAAGCCCCGGCTCGGTGAACGTCCCGGTGGTGGCCGGCGGCCAGGTGATCAACCCGGGGGACGCGGTGGTCGCCGACGACGACGGCATCGTGGTGATCCCCCGGGAGCGCGCTTCGACGGTTCTCGACGCGGCTCGCGACCGTACCGCGAACGAGGCGGCGAAACGCGAGAGGCTGGCCGCCGGCGAGCTGGGCGTGGACATGTACCAGCTGCGCCCGCTGCTCGAACAGCTCGGCGTGGAGTACCGATGAGTGTCCCGGTTCCGGTTCTGGTGATGCGCGGCGGGACGTCCAAGGGGGCGTACTTCCGCGCCGAGGACCTGCCGGCCGACCCGGCCGAGCGGGACCGGCTGCTGCTGGCGATCATGGGTTCGCCGGACCCGCGGCAGATCGACGGCATCGGCGGCGGGCATCCGCTGACCAGCAAGGTCGCCGTGATCAGCCGGTCCGATGCGGACGGCGCCGACGTCGACTATCTCTTCCTGCAGGTTCACGTCGACAAGCCGATGGTGAGCGCGGAACAGCCGTGCGGCAACATCCTGGCCGGGGTCGGCCCGTTCGCGATCGAACGTGGCCTCGTCGCCGCCCGGGAAAACCAGACCGAGGTCCGGGTACGGATGGTCAACACCGGCGCCCTGGCCGTGATCACCGTGCCCACCCCGGACGGCCGCGTCGCATACGCCGGGCAGACCGCGCTCAGCGGCGTCCCGGGCACCGCCGCCCGGATCGAAGTGGAGTTCCGGGACACCGCCGGCTCGGTCGCGTCCGGCCTGCTGCCCACCGGCCGGGTCCGCGACGACCTGGCCGGCATCCCGGCCACGTGCATCGACAACGGCATGCCGGTCGTCCTGATGAACGCCGACGACCTGGGTGTCTCCGGCTACGAGACGCCGGCCCGGCTGGAGGCGAACGCCGGCCTGTGCCGCCGGGTCGAGGAGCTGCGGTTGATCGCCGGCAAGCTGATGGGCCTGGGCGACGTCTCGGCCACCACGGTGCCGAAGATGTGCCTGGTCGCGCCGCCGTCGCACGGTGGCACGCTGTGCACCCGGATGTTCATCCCGCACCGGGTGCACGCCTCGATCGGTGTGCTCGCCGCCGTCAGCGCCGGCACCGCCGCCGCCCTCCCGGGCAGCGTCGCGTTCGTTCCGGAGCACCCCGCGACGATCCGCCTGGAACACCCCACCGGCTTCTACGACGTGGTCATCGACGTGGACGTGGCCGGAGACGAGATCACGGTCGGCCGCTCAGCGATCGTGAGCACCGCTCGCCTGCTCCTGGAGGGGCAGGTCTACCCCCGTGAGGTAACACATGGCTGAACGTACCCGCGACATCGCGCACGTCTCCGCGGTCGAACTCTTCACCCCGGTGCTGGACGACACCGTGCGGTTCTTCACCGACCAGATGGCGATGGAGGTGGTGGATCGCCGCGGCGACAGCGTCTATCTGCACACCTGGGACGACTACGAGAGGTTCTCGGTCAAGGTCACGGCGGCGCCAGCCTCCGGAATCGGGCGGAGCTGGCTGCGCGCCAGCAGTCCGGAGGCGCTGGAGCGCCGGGTCGCGGCGATCGAGCGGTCCGGCCTCGGCGAGGGCTGGAGCAAGGACGAGCCGGCGTACGGGCCGGTCTATCACTTCACCGACCCGGACGGGCATCCGTTCGGCATCTACTGGGAGACCCGGCGCTACGTCGCCTCGGACGAGACCCGGCCGTCGCTGAAGAACCAGGCGGCACGGTTCCCCGGGCGCGGCTCGAACGCGCGCCGTCTGGACCACATCAACTTCCTGGCCAGGGACGTGCCGGAGAACGAGACGTTCGTCAACGAGTCGCTCAGCGGCCGGCCCAGTGAGCAGATCGTGCTGGACAACGGCACCAAGGCCGCCGTCTGGTACACGTTCGGCGACAAGTCGTACGACGTGGTCTACACCCGGGACTGGACCGGCTCGACCGGCCGGCTGCACCACATCGCGTTCGCCACGGACACCCGGGAGGACATCCTGCGGGCCGCTGACGTGTTCCTCGAGGCCGGTGTCCACATCGAGACCGGCCCGCACAAGCACGCCATCCAGCAGACGTTCTTCCTGTACGTCTACGAGCCGGGCGGCAACCGGATCGAGCTGTGCAACGCCGGCGCGCGACTGCTGCTCGCCCCGGACCACGAGGTGGTCACCTGGACCGAGGCGGAGCGGGCCAAGGGGCAGGCCTGGGGTCTCAAGACCATCGAGACGTTCCACACCCACGGCACACCGCCGGTGGCCGAGGCCGAGTGGGCCTGACCTTCCGCGCGGCCGGCGTCCCGGGGGCACCAGGCCGCTCCGGCTTCAGACTGTCGACCACATAGGACTACGGCTGGGGCCAGGGCGGGACCGGGCTGGGGCCGGGGCCGGGACGGGGACGCCGACGGCCGGGAAGCGCGCACGGCCGGAGTGGCGACGGCGGGTGCGGGGCTGCGAGCGTACCCCGCAGGGGTCGACAGGGACCGGAAACCTACCGTGAGAGGAAGGTCAGCAAGGCGGGAGTGCTGATTCCGGAGAGCGTGGGCCTTGTACCCCCTAGGGGTATGAGTATGGTGGAGCGATGAGGACTTCGGTGCGGCTCAGCGCGTACGCATTGGGGTTGATCGTGCTGTTCGGCGCGGCCGTGAGCGCCGGCCGCCTGGCCGGGACGGACAAGCCCGCCACACAGACGCCGCACGCCACGGCGGAGGGGCACGCCGGCCACGAGGCGACCACCACACAGCTGCCGGGCGGGCTGCAGATCACCCAGGGTGGCTACGCGCTCAGTCCGGTGACCACCGCGCTCCGCCCGGGACGCCGGCAGGTCCTCGCCTTCCGGATCCTGGGGCCGGACGGCAAGCCGGTCACGCAGTACACCGCCGAGCACGGGGCCGAGTTGCACCTCATCGTGGTCCGGCGCGACCTCGCCGGCTACCAGCATCCGCACCCCACCCGCGCCGCCGACGGCACCTGGTCGGCGACGTTCACCGCCGGGCCGCCGGGGCAGTATCGGATGTTCGCCGACTTCACGCCGCGCGCCCGCGGCGACAACTTCGTGCTAGGCGCCGACATCCCGGCAGCCGGTGACTACCAGCCGCGGGAGCTGCCGGGACCCACCTGGGAGACGGTCGTGGACGGCTACACGGTGACCCGCGCCGGTGACCCCCAGGCCGGCACCGAGTCGTGGATGACCGTCTCGGTCAGCAAGGCCGGGCAGCCGGTCACCCTGGAGCCCTATCTCGGCGCCTACGGTCACCTGGTCGCGCTGCGCCAGGGCGACCTCGCCTACCTGCACATGCACCCGCAGGAGGGCACCGCGGCCGGCCCGGATGTCACCTTCGACGCGCGGGTCCCGGCGGCCGGGGTCTACCGGCTCTTCCTGGAGTTCCAGCACGGCGGAAGGGTGCACCTCGCCGAGTTCACCGCCAGCACCACCTCCGCGCACACGCACAACTGAGGAGCACCGCGGCGCGAGCGAGCCGAACCGGATGGGCGGGTCCCGGCCTGACCACAACGGGGCCCGGGCCCGGCGACGCCACCCAGTGCCCGCTACTCGGGGTAGGTGTACATCCCCGCGTACGGGTCCGGCTCGCCCGTCCACGGATCCAGCCCGGCACGCAGCCGCCCGCGCTGCTCGGCATCGGTCAGGAAGGTGGCGGTCCCGGCGCCGAAGAGCCCGGCGCCGCCGAGCGGATTCTCCGGGAATCCGCCCCGCAGGACCCGGACGAGAAACTCCGTGGCCGTGAGGTCGTACCGCCGCCAGATCGACCAGGTCCGGCAGTAGACGAGCACCGGCCAGCGATCGGGGTCGGCCCCGGAGCCGTCCCAGCACAGGATGTCCGCGTCGGCAGTGGTGCCCCAGGCGATCAGCACCGGGTTCGCGCCCGCCAGTTCCGGCGCCTTCGCCGTCTCGGCCCACTGATATTCCGCGTTCGCGGTCTCCGTGCGCATCCCGTCCGGCGCCAGCACGTCCAGGTAGGCCTGTATCGTCCCGGCCCCGTATTCGTCGACGAAACGCCGGTAGTCGGACGGGAAATCCCGGCCCCACGGCTCCCGCACCATCGGCCCGCCGGCCGGCGTGTCACCGACCGCCGGTGATCTCAGCAGCTGTCGCAACGTCTCCCATGCGGGCATCGTGTCCTCCGGTACGCAGTCCAGCAGTGCGGTGACAGTACTGGCGGCCAGCGTGCGGTTGCCCGTACGGACCGCGAAGCCGAGGCTGGATGCGAAGGCGAGCGGCTTCTGGCGGCGCGTCGGATGGGCGGAACATGACCATCCAGAGGCGGCTGAGGCCCGCGGGCGTGGCGGCGTAGTACCGGCCGCACTCTTCGAGACGTCCTGACCCGCGACCGCTTTCGTCGGAGGCTCGCGGGCTTCGGGCTCTCCCCCGGGTGGTGCGCCTTCGGTTGCCTTCACCCTTGCTGCTCCTTCAACTGGCGTGTCGGGAGAGTCTGGGCGAGAGTGCTGAAGTAGGGCAGCTTCGCCCAGCTGTCATGGTTGCCGATGACGTAGAGGCGTTGCTTCGCGCGGGAGACGGCGACATTGAAGAGGTTGGGCTGGCTGGCGGCCCAAGCCCGGGCTCCGGGACGGGTCGGGTTGCCGCCGAGGACGAACAGGACGACGTCGGCTTCCTTACCTTGGGCTGTGTGGACGGTGCCGCAGGTCATCTTCGGATGGATGGGCTGCCAACGCTGTCGTAGCCGGCGGGCGGGGTCACGAAACGGGCTGATCATCATGAGCTGGTCGGGGCCGATACCAGCGTTGATCAGGTAGTTGACGATGCGGGCCGCGGCGTCGCCTTCGGCGGGGATCCAGTTGCCTTCGGCTTCGGTGGCGACGACATCGATCCAGGAGCTCTCGCGTGTGGTGAGCGGGTGCGGGCGAGGCGCGGTGCCGTGGATCATGAGTTGGTCGTAGACGGCGGTGTTGACGATGTCGAACATCGGGTTGTCGCAGCGCCGGTGCACCCGCAGGGGTGCGCCGACCCAGACCTTGGACTCCGGGTCGTTGGGGTCGGGCAGGTGGGTGCCGAGCGGAGTGAGCCGGTCGGTGAGAGTCTGCACGGAACCACCACCGGGCAGCCAGGTTCCGGCCACCCGATGATGGCGGCGCAAGGCCTGTTGGGTGGTGTGCAGGACGGTGACGACGGGCTCGAGCTGCAGCGGGTCACCGACGGCGACCAGCCTGCGGCTGCGCCAGATCGCTCCGACGGCCTGCTGCGGCGCGGCTTGACCGGCCTCGTCGACGAGCAGCCAGCCGAGTGCTTCGGCACCGAGCGGGCGTAGCAGCCGCTCCACGGAGGCGAACGTGGTGGAGATGACCGGCACGACCATGAACAACGACTGCCAGGCGGCGCGGATCGCGGCAGCCGGTGCGCTGCCGGGGGCCTGACCGGAAAGGATGTCGGCAACGGCGGTCAGGTTGGCTCGCATGATGCCGGCGGCACCGGTCAGGAACGCGGTGTGCAGATTGAGCGCGGCCAGGAAGACCTTGGTGCGGGCAGTGTTCCATTCCTCGTCCGCCCATGGTGCGGCGAGTTCTCGGTGCTCCTCGTCGGCCAGCCAGGTGGCATCCGGCACCGCACCGGGATAGTCGCGGCGCGCCTGGTCGACGATCGCCATGGCAGCATCGCGTTCGGCAGCGGCGCGGGTATGCATGGTTGCGGCACGACTCACCGCTTCCGCCGCCGTTCGTGCGGCACTGCGCGTGGCGACCTGGGCGTCAGCTGCGGTCCGGGCGTGTTGTTCGGCTGCGGAAAGGGCGGCTTGCAGAGGGATGTCCTCGGCGTGCCAGCGTCGGATCGCCTTGCCGAAGGTGAACACGTTCTCCCACAGACCGGGCTTGAGATCCCGATGCGCGGCCCGCCGGGCGGCCGCTGCCTCGAGCGCGCGACGGACGGTAGCCGCAGTAGCGGCCGCGTCACCGGCGACGGCCTCGGCACGCCGGTGCCGTTCGGCTGCCTCGTCGTACCGCACGGCGGCAGCATCAGCCGCCTGCCGCAACTGCGGCAGTCTCCGGAGAACGGCGTGCGCGTGCTGCCGGGCATCACGCAGCCGCTTCTCGGTTGCGAGCGCCTCGTTGAAGGCCCTGACCGCTTGTGCCCACGACGAAGCGGGGACGCTGTCGGCCTGTTTGAGCCAGTCGAAGAAGCCCGGCCCGTCGTCACCGCTCTTCTTCCGCGGGTCGGCGGGATCGCCATACCAGAATCGGCCCAGGAACTCACGCCGGTTGGTCTTGTTACCCAGCATCGCCGCGACCAGGCCCCAGGCGGGTTCGCCGAGGACCCGTTCCGCGTGCTGGCGCAGGTAGGACGCTTCGCCGGTCCAGTGGTCGTCGATCGCCTTGGTTTGCGGGATCTCGCGGGTCACATTGGCCAGGGCACCGTTGTTGGCCGAGGCGACCACCATTTCGAACCCGGTCAGCTCCGCTTTCAGAGCCCGGATTCGCCGCTGCTTCTTGTCGGTCTTCCACCCCAGCTCCGAGGTAGTGAAGCCGCCGGCCGGGCTGCGCAGGGTCGCCAGTCGGCGGGCTCGTTCGACTACCAGTGCGGCGATCAGGTCGCGCAACATGGTGGTCTTGCCGGTGCCGGGCGGTCCGTTGACCGCGAACACTCCGGCGTTGCCGGACAGCCGGTGAAGCATGGCGTTGATGGCGAGCTGTTGGCTGGTGGCTAGCGAATGGGCGGGTTTCGCGGGCCAGCGTCCGGCCGGCACCCGTTCCGGCGCCAGTTCGTCGAGCAGCCGGCCGGTCTGCTCGGTGTCGCGGACATCCCAATGCGGCAACCCGGCGACGGCGTCATCACTGCTGAGATAGTCGACCAGTGCGGGTCCGCAGTCACCGGAGGCGGCAGCGTCCGCGACCCGGCGCAGGTCTTCGACGAAGAAGCTGTTGAGGAAATCGCTCTGAGCGTCGAGCTCGCGCCATGCTTTGACCCGCTCGCTGTGTATTCGTAGCCCTTGCGGCTGCAGCGTCTCGGTGACACCGAGCAGGTCGCTGGTCATCTCCACTACCCGCGTAAGCAACTGCGGACCAACCGGCTGGCTGACCGCGATGCCGTCCTCCAGGAGACGGGCCGCTTCGTGGTCGTCGTCCGCAGCGGCGACGAGGTCCCGCACCCGGTCAGCCCAGCGCTGCTCGTCGGTATCGAACCCGTCCAGCCAGCCCGGGTTGTGCGGACCCGGATCGGTCGTCCGGCCTGCCGCCCACCCGGCGGTCGACAGCACCAGGGTGTCCAGCAGCATCCGCCCGTCGCTGGTCAGCACGACCGCGAACAGCGCCGTGTCCCCACGCGGGATCCGCTCGTCGACATCCTCCGGCGATGTGCCGAGCACCCGCTGTGTCACCGCATGCACCCGGTCCAGCGAGAACACCCCGCCATACACGCTGTGCCGCCACACGAAGTCAGTGCCGACATCCTGGCGCCCCAGTGCATGCCCGTCCTGCCACGGCAGAAGATCACCGGGCCGTGGCGCATACCGACGCTCGCGCGGGTTAGGGCGTTCCAGTGTCTGCGCCGCGAACAACTCCACCGACCGCCAGTACCGCAAGACGTCTCGGCGCCGCGCCGCCTCGCCGTTCACCTGTGTCGACCGAACCGGGGTCGGTGTTGCCGGAGCTGGGGCGGGCGTAGACGCAGGGCGGCCCGCCACCGTGGTTCCCGGCCGCGGCGAGCGCGGCGCCTCCGTGGCACCGCCGGGCCGGACGGGCTTCTTCACCTGGCCATAGGTCCGCAGGCCAAGATCGGGCAGGGTGAACAGAGCCGGGCACACGGGGCACACCAGCGCCACGTACCGCTGTTGCCGTCCTCGGGTCTCGTACGGTTTGCGGAAGCTGTGCAACTGACCTCCGCACGTGGGGCAGGCTCTGGCTACCGGCTCCTCGTACGACCAGCCCGGTTCCGCGAACCGTCCCGTCACTGCCCCAAGCTGCACATCCCAGCGAGCCGACACCAGCTGCTGCACCGTTGCCACCGACAGGCTCCCGTCCCCACTCGGAAAGATGACCATCACTTTAGGGAGCCTCCCGGAAGGGCACGATCCCGATTTTTCGGCAGCCTGTGATCAACCTGCCACCGACCGGCACGAATGGCGGTCAAGGGCCATCAACATGACGTCCGTCGCACAGAGCGGCTACCTCCGCCGCGAGCGACACCACCGACGATGCCGGCGCCCTTGGGCACCAGATGCGCCGTTGCTCGCACAGAGTCCGGACGATCTCCAAGAGCTGCCCATCAGCCTTCGGGAACGGCTTGTCAAGTGCGCCGTCATCCCTGGTACAAGCCGGAGGTGTGCCGAGGCTCGTCGCCCACCGGCACACCTCCGGGCCGGCATCAGTCCAGCAGTGCGGTAACGGTACCGGCGGCCACCGTGCGGTTGCCCTCACGGACCGCGAAGCCGAGGCCGGCTTCCAGGGCGACCGGCTTGCCCAGGGTCACCGTCACCTCGTCGAGGGTGTCGCCGGGCATCACCAGGTCCCGGTCGCCCAGGTCCAGCCCGCCGGACACGTCGGTGGTGTGGAAGTAGAACTGCGGCCGGTAGTCCGCCGCGAACGGCGTGTGCCGGCCGCCCTCCTCCTTCGTCAGCGCGTACATCCGCGCCGTGAAGACCCGGTGCGGCCGCACGCTGCCCGGCGCGGCGAGCACCTGGCCACGCTGGACCTGCTCGCGCCTGACCCCGCGGAGCAGCACCGCGGCGTTGTCGCCGGCCTGCGCCGACGTCAGCACCTTGCCGAACGTCTCCAGCCCGGTCGCGACGCTGGTCACCGTCGGGCCGAGACCGACGATCTCGACGGGCTCGCCGGCGCGCAGCTCACCGCGCTCGACCTTCCCGGTCACCACGGTGCCCCGCCCGCTGATCGACAGCACGTTCTCGATCGGCATCAGGAACGGCTCGCCCAGCTCGCGCGCCGGGATCGGCACGTAACCGTCGACCGCGTCGAGCAGGTCGACTATCGACGCCACCCAGCGCGGGTCGCCCTCGAGGGCGCGCAGCGCGCTGACCCGGATCACCGGCACCTCGTCGCCGGGGAACCCGTACTCCGACAGCAGCTCACGGACCTCCAGCTCGACCAGGTCGAGCAGCTCCGGGTCGTCGACAGCGTCGCTCTTGTTCAGCGCGACCACGAGGTGCGGCACCCCGACCCGCTGGGCGAGCAGCACGTGCTCGCGGGTCTGCGGCATCGACCCGTCCTGCGCCGAGACGACCAGGATCGCGCCGTCCACCTGCGCCGCCCCGGTGATCATGTTCTTCACG
This window of the Actinoplanes oblitus genome carries:
- a CDS encoding 4-carboxy-4-hydroxy-2-oxoadipate aldolase/oxaloacetate decarboxylase, producing the protein MSRHVVVQHVERVPAEVLHGLAEQGVSTVHEADGRRGSLDPSVKPIQSGARIAGSAVTVSCHPGDNLMIHAAVETVRPGDVVVITTTSPSTDGMLGELLATSLAAHGAIGVILDAGVRDVAELRAMGFPAWARAISPQGTVKASPGSVNVPVVAGGQVINPGDAVVADDDGIVVIPRERASTVLDAARDRTANEAAKRERLAAGELGVDMYQLRPLLEQLGVEYR
- a CDS encoding PIG-L deacetylase family protein, which encodes MTDATLVLTAHPGDFVWRAAGAIALANSRGRRVVIGCMSFGERGESASLWRKGYTLDQVKAVRREEAAQAAKVLGAEIRFFDANDYPLVETPELLQGLIDLYRAVQPAVVLTHAPADPYNGDHAFAHQIALKARVLAQAPGVEGTGEVIGAPPVFCFEPHQPEQCGFVPNVLLDITEVWDRKREAMEILAAQRHLHTYYTELGARRGLQAARNSGPNLGLPDETRGEAYMRIYPQVTRELS
- a CDS encoding 4-oxalomesaconate tautomerase; this encodes MSVPVPVLVMRGGTSKGAYFRAEDLPADPAERDRLLLAIMGSPDPRQIDGIGGGHPLTSKVAVISRSDADGADVDYLFLQVHVDKPMVSAEQPCGNILAGVGPFAIERGLVAARENQTEVRVRMVNTGALAVITVPTPDGRVAYAGQTALSGVPGTAARIEVEFRDTAGSVASGLLPTGRVRDDLAGIPATCIDNGMPVVLMNADDLGVSGYETPARLEANAGLCRRVEELRLIAGKLMGLGDVSATTVPKMCLVAPPSHGGTLCTRMFIPHRVHASIGVLAAVSAGTAAALPGSVAFVPEHPATIRLEHPTGFYDVVIDVDVAGDEITVGRSAIVSTARLLLEGQVYPREVTHG
- a CDS encoding amidoligase family protein, whose product is MSRLRRRTGFEIELMAPPGASRRSLATELAGRCGGSVRPVWHSDSEPSLVPGLGRFLHLTQGFEVLRPDGAPLCTLVDDITLLAGLDPKAPPLPGWFRVLTDDGRLLRLLARHSDPGGTIGTVLDEAAGLWGSKVQQLGDVYRLNDAGDVTIALAAPLGGERERPCEIVTPPLTGNVEESLDELLRPARELGFTVPYEAAVHLHLDGAPFRAPHALANLVRLFAHWREPLREVLRTNPACRRLAPLPGPLVDAVAKNPTYDDLRAAAAEGELTKYFDVNLTQLLTDTPVRDTVEIRILPGAIEAGPIVDRAALVELLLERCLDPEPIPAGGDVDMLLELAAEALAGRA
- a CDS encoding VOC family protein, coding for MAERTRDIAHVSAVELFTPVLDDTVRFFTDQMAMEVVDRRGDSVYLHTWDDYERFSVKVTAAPASGIGRSWLRASSPEALERRVAAIERSGLGEGWSKDEPAYGPVYHFTDPDGHPFGIYWETRRYVASDETRPSLKNQAARFPGRGSNARRLDHINFLARDVPENETFVNESLSGRPSEQIVLDNGTKAAVWYTFGDKSYDVVYTRDWTGSTGRLHHIAFATDTREDILRAADVFLEAGVHIETGPHKHAIQQTFFLYVYEPGGNRIELCNAGARLLLAPDHEVVTWTEAERAKGQAWGLKTIETFHTHGTPPVAEAEWA